GAACACGCCGAACACGATGAACCACACTGCCCCGGAGATGAAGAGCAATATCGATATGGACAAGCTTCTCTCCTCGGGGAGCAGGCCCTGTCTATAGACTGCCAACATGTCGTAGCCCACAAGCATTCCGAAGACAACAAGTGCGAACGAAACAAGCGCAAATGGTATCACGAGGCTGCCCTGCCGAAGGGCACGCTTCGTCCTCTCGACCCGCAGGTGTAGCGATGCCGTCCATCTGTACGCCCATCCAATGAGGTAGAAGCCCAATACAACACCAATAACGCCAGGAGCCATCTCTGACAGCAGTGCGATGTCATCGAAGTTGCCCTCCGAGAATCTGATGATCTTGGTGAACAGTGAGAGGAGCCCCCATATTATCAGTACGAGAGAAAGCGGGACTATCCACTTTCTCCTCATCTTTTCGTCTTGGAGCGTCCTGATGATCATGTAGTATGTGCCTTCGATACTTCTGCTCTGCTTGACATAGACCCGTCTGACCGAGTCGATCTTGATCCTGGAGGAGATCACGGGATAGATCGACTCGTCCTCGGCGCCGTCGCTTACTAGGATCGCCCTGTCGGGCTTGACCACCTCAAGAACATTCTCCAGCTGGTTCGTCAGAATGAGGTCGGACTGGAACCCGACGTGCGAGTCTCCAGATATAATGGCGATCTCCGCCTCCATCCCCCGTTTCACGAGGTCGTCATACAGTTGCACGCCCGCTAGGATCGTGTTAGTGTCCACGTCTTCGGGGTCGGCCAGGCCAAGCGCGATGCTTGCCTTAAGGTTCTCATCTCTCCCTATGACCGGCCCGTTGATGCCCGCTTTTGTGCCCAGGTCGTCGTCCCTGTCTACACACAGCACTAGAGTCTTCATTACGGGCCTCCTAATGCCCCAGGGATGTATTTGAGCCTCGTCATTGTAGTACTGACTAGTATTCTTCACCGCATCAACAACTCTTATATAATGACCTGAGAATTATCTCTGCAATGGGCAAGAAGATTGACGAGACAGAAGTCAAGAAAGAATGCCCGAGCTGCGGACTCGGAGTTGCCCTGGATTCTTCAATCTGCGAATTCTGTGGTTGGGATTTCGAAGAGGAGGACGAGTGGATCCTCCAGATAGAGAAGCTCGAGCGCGACCTCATGCTTGAGAAACAGAGGTTCGAGCCAGGATCCGTGAACCAAAGAATCGAATCGACCCTTCACGCACCTGCATTGGGGCGGAAGGAGACCGCAAAGGCGGCCCCGAGGACGATGGAGCCCGTGCAGGCGAGAGAGACAAGACCCGCGCCCAAGCCAGCTCCGCCGGTGGCCCGCGATGAACATGTTCTGAGACGGGCGAGGCCTTCAGAGGTCAGACCTCAGGAAGTCCCACCGCCAGTGGTGGCCAAGGAAGAGGCTGCCGATGCCAAGAAGGTCAGACGGGTCCGCACAGTGAAGGCGGCTCCGACGGCCGAGGCGGTTCCTCAGGCCTCTGATCAAGGAGAGACGACCATGAGAACCCGGGTCGTGCGAAAAGTCAAGCAATGATCTCCGGACTTCCAATAGCCGACCATTGCGCAACTGCCTCACACGAAGCCTGATCTGACCGTTTGTGTTAAGTAACGTGTTGCGGATTACTTCCATCCCCGGGGCGCCGATAAGTTGCGAATAAGATGGCATGGTCACGCTTGTTTTGAGGTCGGTGGGAGCGTCAAGGTGGTGACCGACCCCCATGACGGGAAATCACTGGGAATCGCTCCTCCCAAGGTCAAGGGCGACTTGGTCCTTGTCTCGCACGATCACTTCGACCACAACTGCGCTAGACTCGTCCAGGGAGACGATTCAAGCATAATCACCAAGCCGGTCATGACCGTCGAGAAGGGAGTGAGGATAGAAGGCTTCACGGCCGACCATGACAGCGATGGAGGCGCAAAGAGGGGGCACATAACCCTGTTCAGGTTCGAGCTCGACGGGACCTCGTTCTGTCACTTGGGAGATCTTGGGCACAGACTTGACGATTCGCAGGTGGACGAGATATCACCTGTCGATTTCCTCTTTGTCCCTGTTGGGGACGTGTTCACGATCGGCCCCGAGGCCGCGAAGGACGTCATAGCCAGGGTTGCCCCGAAGGTGGCCATACCGATGCACTACAGGGTCCCTGGCCTGGGACTCGCGATCCAGCCTGTGCAGAACTTCCTCAAGATGTACGACCAGAAACAGATCGTCAGGGTTGGGAACGAGGTGGAGTTCACCCGAGAGGACCTGCCAGAAACAGGCACGGAGATATGGCTGTTCTCGAAATGAGCAATGGTCAATAGAGAGCGAGCCCGTCCTCAAGCCTGCCAAGCTCGATTGGCGTCGACCTCGAACCGACGAAGGCGCCCTTGCTGTTCGCAACCGCGCACGCGCCCAAATATGGCGTGCCGTAGTTCAGAGTGGCGACGCTCGAAGGGACCTTGAACAGCTCCGAGAGCCACTTGAGCTCATATTCCGTGGTCCTAGGATGGCACACAATCCCCTTGGCCGTGGCCATGCAGGCCGAACCGACCGTGTCTATGCCTGCCACTCTGCCCCTCTGGACCTCAACTCCAAGAACATCCTCAAGGAGCTTGAGCGTCCGGCCAGATGCAGCCGGGTGAACGAGGGCGGCATAGTCATTGACCAGGAGGTTGTTGCCGGCGGCGTTGATCTTCTCCTCCATCTTCGAGACCCTGATATCTTGGGGCAAGTGAGTAAGCTCGCTCTTCTCAGCGAAGTTTGAGACAATGATCCCATTCGAGTTCATTGCCACAAGGCAGCCCACGATCGTGCTCCCCGCGATGTTGGTCACAATAACCTGGACATCGAGAATCCGCCCTATCTCTTTGACCTCTTTCGGATGTGCAGAATTCGGAACGATGGCCAGCTTCTCGCTCGCGGCGCAGTAGACCCCCACGTATGGGTTTCCGTCAATATCGCTCAGTCTGATCATTCAACCCCTACCTCGGGAAACTCACTCCTCCGGCAGGGAGACCTCGATGAGGCCGTCTTCGAACCTGATGACCTTGACGCGGACCTTGCTCGGCGGGTGTTCGATCCCGCGAGACCAGATCAGCTCATTCAACCTGTAGTCGACCCAGACATCCTTCGCCTCGGCATCATCATCGCCCTTCACGGACGTCTTCTCCATCATGTGCTTGCGCACGAACTCCTTAATTTCCTTGATGGCTCTGGGCGCCCTCTTGGTCCTGGGGACCCGCTTCGTGACAGTCAGCGGGATCGTGTAGACCCTCTCTAGCTCCTCGACCATGGTAAGACCTCACACCTTCAGTTTCGTCCTTCTCCAGTGCCGCCTCTTCGGATGCCTCAAGAAGGACCTATTCGTCCTCATCATGACCCAAGCGGGGACCCTCCTGTTGCTCTTGGTCGCCGCCATCAATCTGAGCTTCCTCGCATGTGGCTTGTGTTTAGCCATCCGGTCATCTCCTCTCGATCTTGATCTCCCGCTTCGTGGGGACTATCTTGCGCAGGATCTGTCTCAGCGTGTAGTCGTCTATCTGCTGGTTTATCCTGCCCGACTGGACCAGCATGATGAGCTGGTTCTCGACGGATTCCACGACATCTGGGCGTGTCATGCGCAGATTCGCGAGCCGTTCCCTCGCCTCCGGCGTCAGCAACTGCCGCATGAGCATCTGCTTCTGCGCGTCCTGCTGCTTCGTCTGCTCCTGGGCCATGGCCTCCTGCTGCGCCCTCATCTGGAGTTCCTGCAGTTTCCTCTGCCTCAGAGCATCTAGCTCTTCCTGTTCAGCCATGTCCGCCCACTCAGAGGTACTTCGTGAGTTCAGGGTTCTGCGCCGCCATGTCCTTCAAGATCTGTGTAGACATCTGGTCTATCATCTTCCTGGCCTTGGCGGTCACGTCCCTGCCTCCGTCCTTTTGTTTCTGAACCAGCTGGCTCTTCTCCAGCTGCTGGACAGTCATACGTGATATCGATCTGGAGCCGCGGACCGCCTTGTTCGGCTTAGAGCCTCTGTCCGCCCTGCCCCCGTACATCGCCGCCAGTCTGGTCGTCCCGACCGGACCTTCGATGTATATCTTCCTCAGGACCGCGGCTGTTCGGGTGTGCCACCAATCGTTGTTGACAGGGCTCTTCTCCCTGTGCCTGCCGGTCTTGACAAAGGCTGCCCAGTCGGGCGGAGCGATCGTCTCGATCTTCTTCAGCTCATCCGCTATCTTCGGGATGAGCTTTTCAGCGGGCACATCGTACGCGGTAGCCATTGAGATTCCTCAGTCAAATGCGACTTTTCAATCGGCTGGATTGGTGCCACCAAGGGTGGCAAATCGCGGATAAGATGCTACTCGTATTTAAATGCTTCTCGGCTAGAGAGCAGGCCAGGAATGCACCCAGATTGTTGCATCATGGCACAAACGCATGCCTGTCGGAAGGGGAAGAGTATTTTGTCCGGATGGTCCTTCTGCAGCCCCGATGATGACTGTCGTGGGCATAACAGGGGCCTCAGGGACCATCTACGGAGTGCGCCTCCTGGAGAGGCTCCCAGGGAGGAGGGCCGTGATCATCTCCTCAGATGCTTCCAAGATAGCCAGAATAGAGCTGGGCATGTCGAAGAGAAGCATCGAGGCACGGGCGGACGTTCGTTATGGGAACGACGACATGCACTCCCCTCTTGCATCTGGCTCGGTGAGATTCGATTCCATGGTGATAGCTCCGTGCAGCACATCGACCATGTCCAAGATCGCGTGCGGAATCGCAGACAACCTAATCACCAGAGTCGCAGCAGTCGCACTCAAGGAGCGCCGGAAGCTCGTGCTGCTGACCAGGGAAACCCCCCTGTCGAGCATCCATCTGTCCAACATGGAACGGCTGTCCCTAGCGGGTGCGACCATCATGCCCGCGAGCCCTGCATTCTATCCCATGCCCAAGGACGTAGACGACATGGTGAACTTCGTGGTCGGCCGCGTATTGGATGAGCTGGGCATGGACAACGACCTTTACATGAGATGGTCTGGCGCCGCCGACAAGACTACTGGTAATCGTGGATCTCGTCGAACTCATCGCTGATTGATTTGAACTGGTCCTGAGCAACCGTCTTCTTGTTGATGGACAGGATTATCGTGGACCGATGGATGGCCGCAAGGTCGTTCAGCCTCTTCACAAAGGCCAGCACCTTGTCGAACCCGTTCATCTCTATCAACGATTCGATGCCGTCCAGAAGCACTCCGGCCTCCTTTGTGGTCATGAGGAATGTTGAGACGAGCTCCATCGAGTCACCGTCTAGGTTCTTCGGGTTAACGTTGTCAATGTCCGTCGAGCTCTCGGACAGCCATTTGACCTGCACATTGCCGAGGTCGTACTCGGAGCGTATCTTGCCCGGGAACTGGACTGTGAGGCACATGGTGGGCCGTTCCGAGAGTGACATCACTCGGATCATCATGAAGGCGTTCCTCGGGTCCTCGTCCACGACCAGGTAGTTCTTCCCTGCTTTGATCTCCTCCTGGAACGCCCCGCACTTGGCGCACTGGATGGAGTACGGGTCCGCTCTCCCTGAGTAGAGGAAGGTCTCACCGCAGGACCTGCATTGGATCGACCTTGTGCGCTGCGGGAACAACATCTCCCCGCAGGACGGGCAGGTCTGCACCTTCTCCGCGCATTCGACGTGCATCGTGAAGCCACAATTGCACTGGAATATCTCCAGTCCGGCCTCTATCGGCTTGTAGCATACCTTGCACAATATCTCCCCCTCGCCCTCCTCCGGCTGTATGAGGGCTTGCTTGACCTCGATTATCGATTCATCAGGTATCGAGATGGCTGCCTTGTTGTAGATTCCTTTGGAGAAGAAATACTCCCCTATTATTGCCACTGGCACCAACAGGTAGAGGTAGGCGGCATAGAACATCGCGCTTTTTGAGACGAACGAGAACAGGAACGGGAAAAGGTACAGCACGACCAGCACGGCTGCCAGGACGTACGCCGAGATCCTGACAGACATGAGCGGCTTCGCGTACTTTCTGAATTTCCTCGGGTGCAGCTTCGCGAATTTGTCGAAATTCTTCCCTGGCATCCTCAGTATCATCAGGCAGCCTATGAACAGCACAGCGAACGAGATCTGCTGGTTCTCCATTATGGAGAAACTCGAGTATGCTATCTGGTCATCTGCGGTCACCCTTGAGGACACAGGGCCTTCGAATGAGTACCAGATCACGTCCCCGAAAGGCGCCCTCAGCTCGGTGATGTCGCCGTCGGCGATTTCCGGATTGGTGAAGCTTCCTATTACAAAGGAGGTCACCCTGTGCTTCAGGACCAGCGTGCCATTGAACCTGAAGTCGGTGCAGTCGAACACAGCCGCTCCAAAGGCATTGTATGCTCCCTGTGCGGTCTCGATCATCTTCGTGGCGCCCAAGCCTTTGCCCTCGAACCCGATCTTGAACATCACGGGCGCGGTCGAGGACCACTGAGATTGCACAAGGCCGCTCGTGTGACTTGTGATGTATTCCTTGGATTTGGTGGTGAAATTCGTCGCGGACTTGACCGTGATGCCCCAGTACGACTTCCCGACGAGGTAGTGAGACACTCCGTTCACGAAGTCCCTTGTCTCGTTGACGTCCATCCACTGGTCGCCGTTCTTATCGAATCCGCGGAAGATCGCTAGACGCAGAACTGACGCAGCGTTCCCAGTGTACGTTATCTCGGCACTGCCAGTCCCGCTCAGATCTCCCAATCCGGAAATGACCATCTTGGAATCCACATGCATCGCATCTCCCGTGACCGGTTGAGATGAGACACTAGGGGCATTGAGGGTGATTACCATCACAGCTATGACAAAGACCGACAAAAGAGCTGTCTTGCGTCGCATAGTACCAGGTGATGATATCTGGTCAGCCTTGTCTTAATGATTTCGTGACTTTTCCTCGCGCCTGACACGTTGCAGCCTGCCCGGGGCATACCAGTTCCACTTCTCCAGCAGGAGCATGATCGCCGGGACCAGGTAGATCCTGAGGATCATTGCGTCGAGAAGGATGGCGAATGCCAGACCGAACCCGAACTCCCTCAGCAAAACAGTCGTGGACAGCATCATGGATCCGAATGCACCAGCCATCACCAATCCGCAGGCAGTGATGATGCCCCCCGTGCGCTCCACAGCGGTCGTGATGGCCTTCGCGTCGCTCTTGCCCTTCAAGACCTCCTCCCTTATCCTCGTCGTTAGGAATATGTCGTAGTCCATGCCGAGGCCCATCGCGACCACGAACAGAATCAAAGGCATCATCCAGAGCACAGGACTGCCGTACCCGTACTGGAAGATGAGCATGGTCATTGCTATGGTCCATGTAACGTTCAGCAGAACAGTCATTATCAGCCTGAACGGGATCAGCAGCGAGCCAAGGACAAGCATCAGGACGATGTATATCCCCACCAGGACGACTATCCTCATCGTCAGGAAGTCGTGAGACACCGTCCCGGAAACATCCAACATGCTCGCGGTGGACCCGCCGACGAGGACTGTTGCGCTGTCGTGGAAGATATCGGTCTTCGCTTGCGAGTTCAGCGACCTGATATCGTCTATCGAATGGATCGAGTTCGTTGTGAATGGCTCGTCCTGTAGGACGACGGTCAACATGACTGTCCGGTTGTCTCTGCCGATTGTGTTGGCAATGGCCATCTCATAAGTCGCTAGTTCGACGGGGGGGAGCGACTGGAGATACGTGTTGTTCACCGGCTCCCCGAAAGGCCTCGTAGGCCCGGAGACCGTCCTTATGTTGCTATGACCGCCTACTAATGATGAATACTGCTCGAGCTGCGAGCCAGCCGTGAGATCCAGAGAGCCGTTAGAGTCGCGTATCGATTGGTCGAATTGGATCACTATGTAGGTGGGCATTATCGTGCCCTCTCCGAAACCGGACCCCAGGGCGTCGATGCCTCTCTTGCTCTCGGCGTTTGGCAAGCTGGCCATGAAATCGTAGCTCGGCTCGAGCGCGAAATAGAAATAGACGGCCGGCACCGAGATGACGAGAGCGGCCAACACGATCGCCTTCGAGTGTTTCAACGAGAACTCAACGCTCTTCCTGAAGTAGCCTCCGCCTCTCTCATCAAGAGCCTTCGCCCTCTCAGTCGCCTTGGCCATCGTGTTTGGCCAGAACACCCTGTCCCCGAAGAACATCAGCAGCGACGGCAACATGGTGAGAGCAAACAGCAGCGTAATTCCTATGGCAACCACGAGAGCCATGCCCATGGACCGAATCATGCTGTACTCGCTTATCATGAGCGAGCCGAACCCTATCATGACCGTGGCCCCGCTCGTCGCAATGCTCTCGCCTGCCCACATGAGGCTGGTCTTGACAGATTCCTCCTTGGACCTTCCTGCGACGCGCTCCTCCCTGTATCGGGACATGATGAAAATGCAGTAGTCAGTGCCCGCACCGAGCATCACGACTAGTATGAGCATGGTCACGCTGTAGTGAATCGCCATCACATATGTGCCTAGAATGTAGATGACAGCCGTGGTGACGAGGTAGGCCATGCCTATGGTGATCAACGGGATCCAAGGACTGATGAGCGACCTGAAGAACAGGCCGACCAGAAGAACGACTAGGATCACAGTTACCGGGTCGACCCTGCTCGTGTCCTGAGCGACCGCGTCCATGGTGTCGACCTCGAGCGCCGCGTCGCCGCTCACGAAAACCTCGTAGCCAGAACCGATGACGTTCAGCTCCTGCTTCACGAGGTCGCGGATGTCCCTGACATCGTTTTGCGCTTCGTGGGACGAGCCGGCGACCGAGAGCGAAACCGCCATCAGCATGGTAGTGTTAGCGGTTCCCGAGATGGGGTCAGTGTTTATGAACCGCGAAATGAAGACCTTCGGGATTCTGATGGGGATCTGGTCGATTGTGTAGTTGAATACCGCCCCGTGGGCGAGGGCCGTGATGCCAGCCGCCGATGGGTGCGGTCCAAGGTTCCAGATCTCCGACACGAATGTTGCGTTTGCCTCGATCTGGGCGGATGTCAAGTTGATGACGAATCCCTCCAGCATAGCCTCCTGTTGCTGAGTCGTCATGAGACGGTAGAATTGCACACTGAACGAGTGGGCGACCATGATGGCGAACTCACTCGTCTGGCCAGGGATCGAGCTGAAGTACGAGTCTGCCGCGGCGACGATGGTCGTCTGCAACTCCGCAGAGACGTTCGTGTGTGTGACCAACCATGCAGCATAGAATGTCTGGTTGGCATAGCCAATCACGAAATCGATCATCGTGGCGTCCATTCCGTTGGAGAGCAGCTGCGCCGTCAGGCCCTGGATGGTCAGGTTTCTCGCCTCATCATCAGTGTAGCCGACCGCAGTCAGCTGCAGATGGCTGTCGACGATATCGAGCGGCACCTTGTAGACTATCTGCACGATCTGGCCGACCTGGTCATGCAGATCGTACATCCCGGGACCGCTCTGTGCAACAACACCAGCTATGTATGACTCAAGGACGCTGTACACGTAATCCACGCTGATGACTCCTTGGATCGCGCCATCCTGACGGATGTCGTTGTAAAGATTGGTCGAGAATTCCCGTGCCTGGGGAGATGTCACATCCGAGTTCTGGATCACGATCGTGATGGTGCTATTCGCGATCTGGCCAGGGAATTTCTCATCGATGAGATTCTGGGCTTGGATGGCCTCGAGCTTGTTCAGACCGACTTCTGTCTCGGTGTACATGACGACATCGTTTATCTTGAAGATCAGAGGGAAGGCGTAGAAAAGGAGGACGAGCCAGACGACTATGACAAACTTGTAGTGTTTGATGATGAAATCGGCTAGCTTGTTGAACATTAACCAATCACCAGAGTCACGGAAAGTGGAGGAACTGAGGGATGTAGAATCGGGAATATGCTCTCGGTCTATATGTTTTTCGATATGACTCTCGCGGCAACTACGCGCCTCATTCCAAGTACACTGCCGGCCGGCCAGGTTTCGCGAACCTCGCCTTCCCCTTCGGGTCTACCCTAGCGGGATCGTCCGCGGAGAACACTTCGACCCGACACGAGAACTCCGTCTCCAAGAACGATTTCGCATTGCTTAGAACAGCGAGCTCGTCCACAACCACGGACATGAGGTTTCTGCCATCGGCAGATGTCTTTGTCAGCTCAGCCACCACTTCTTTCGCGAATGCTGGTATCTCCTTCTTCGCGTCAGGCCCCTGCGCCTTCGCCATGCTGGTCTTTATGAGCGACGATATGTCCGACTTACCTCTGGGCTGAGAAAGCGCCGCCGCCAGCAATTCCTGCTTCCAGATCGGAGCCGTCATCACGATGATACGCTTCGGCTTGATCTCGGTCACCTTCAAGATCTCGGCAACGTCCGACAACAGGGACTCGAGCAGCCGCTCCTTGGCCTCCTCAATCGCAGACGCCGCCCCTATGACAGGCGATCCGAGCTGCACCTGAGAAACGAACGGCTTCTTTCCGAGCGCTTGCCACATCTCCTCTGCGACATGCGGAGTGACAGGAGCCATCAGCGGTACCCATTTCTCGAGGGCGCCCAGAATCACGGCCCTGTTCTTTCCGCCCCTCCTCAGGTACCATCTGAAATCCTGCGGCATCTCGAAGTAAACGTCGTTCGAATATGACCTAAGGTCATAGTCCTCCATGTACCCATGGATTCTCGCCAGCCTGGCCTCCATCCTTGCAAGGAGCCAAGCATCGATATCAGTTGGTTCGCCTTCATTGACGGACATGAGCTCCTGCGACATCTTCCAGAGACGTTCGAGCCGGTCCCTGTATCCCTCAACCTTCTCATCCTCCCAAGCGACGTCGACGTACAGGGAGGCGATGTGGGCGTAGAACAACCTCATGGCGTCGACGCCGAACCTCTCGGCTGCATCGGGTATCGGCTGCGCTCCCCCCTTTGACTTGGATATCTTGCCGCCGGTTGCGGTGATGTACCAGTTCACCAGTATGCCCCGGGGCCAATGCTGAGGGCGCAGGACAGCAACATGGTTCATCAAGAACACGGGGAAGTGCACGGTCATATGCTCCTTTCCTCCGAGGTTGATGTCCAGCGGATACCAGTATTCGAACTCCGCTCTGATCGACTCTAGGACTTGTCTGGAGAAACCTGATTTCTCTGAGACAGAGTTGGCGTCACCCTTGCCCAGCAGAACATAGTCGAAGAACGCTTCGTCCATGCCATCAGGCTTGATCAGGCCCTCGTTCGCATATCTAGATATCACATAGTACACAGGATATAGCGTGCTGTCCGCGATTGCCTCGACGATCCACTTCTGATCGAAAGGAAATCTGGTGCCGAGCCAGTTCCCCATGCGCACGCATGCCCGCTCCCGATACCATTCCAGGACGCCCTGTATGTTCTCGTAGTATTCTTTGGGAAGGATCTTCATAGCCCGCGCGTGCTCTTTTGAACGTGCTGTGAGCGCTGGATTGGAGTAGTCAATGAACCACTGGTCGGGGATCTTCTTGATGAATACCTTCTCTCCGCACCTGCACAGGACCTCCTCTGACAGGTCGTGGAAGAGGTCTGCCTGGCCTTTTGCGAGCATCTCCTGACGCATGACGTCCTTGGCTCGCTCGACCGGCTGGCCTGCGAACTCGCCGCAGGACTTGTTCATGACTCCTTTGTGGAAGCCGCTCTTGTAGACCTCCTTCGTCGCCTCGTCGAGCTTCGGGTCCGTCAGTGAGTCGATGCCCATCCTCTTGGTGATCTCGACGGCCGGCAGAGGACCCCAGCCAGGAGTATCTATGATGGGTGTCGGTCTGGCATGCTCCATCATCTCGTCCGTTATTCCGTATCGAGATCGCGTGGCGTTGTCCCTCGAGAGTTCTACGAGGCCGATCCAGTCGACTGGGGCATCGGAGGGCACGCTCATGACAAGCCCTGACCCCACGTTGGGGTCGCACAGGGTGGATGGGAATATGGGGATCATCTTCCCGGTGTACGGCGCCCTGCACCGCTTGCCCATCAACGACGCGCCATTGGCAGAGCCTATGATCTCGACTCTGTCCCTCTGGTACCCGAGCTTCTCAGCCGCCTGCCTGCTTACGACCCAGATCTCTCCGTCCACCCGTGCGTCTACGTATTCTACCTCAGGGTTGACCCAGAAGTTCGTAAGGCCGAATACCGTCTCGGGCCTCAGGGTTGCGGCCACCAGCTTCCGGCCGTCCTCGAAGTCGAACTTCAGCATAGAGTACTCAAGAACCTCTGCGTTCCCGCCCTTCGAGATGTCGGTCTCGGAGGCGTCTATGGCCACCGGACCGTGCTCGATGCACGCGGCCGCGAAGTACGGCTTCTGTATGAGCAGGCCTTCGGCCATCAGTTTGCGCATCTGCCACTCGATGAACTTGGAGTAGTCAGGGTAAATCGTGCAAGTGAACCTGCGCCAGTCGGACATGAATCCGAAACGCTTCCAATAATCATTCACGTAGACGCCGTTGAAGAATCTGACAACCTCTTGCGGATCAGCCAGCAATCT
This DNA window, taken from Candidatus Thermoplasmatota archaeon, encodes the following:
- the leuS gene encoding leucine--tRNA ligase, whose protein sequence is MALNFSDIEAKWRKAWYDAKINESTPDPSKKKFFMIFAYPGVTGYLHVGHMRGYTFSDAIVRYKMMTGHSVLFPMGTHATGNGAISFAKKVERRDPATIEMLSANGCSELKIRLLADPQEVVRFFNGVYVNDYWKRFGFMSDWRRFTCTIYPDYSKFIEWQMRKLMAEGLLIQKPYFAAACIEHGPVAIDASETDISKGGNAEVLEYSMLKFDFEDGRKLVAATLRPETVFGLTNFWVNPEVEYVDARVDGEIWVVSRQAAEKLGYQRDRVEIIGSANGASLMGKRCRAPYTGKMIPIFPSTLCDPNVGSGLVMSVPSDAPVDWIGLVELSRDNATRSRYGITDEMMEHARPTPIIDTPGWGPLPAVEITKRMGIDSLTDPKLDEATKEVYKSGFHKGVMNKSCGEFAGQPVERAKDVMRQEMLAKGQADLFHDLSEEVLCRCGEKVFIKKIPDQWFIDYSNPALTARSKEHARAMKILPKEYYENIQGVLEWYRERACVRMGNWLGTRFPFDQKWIVEAIADSTLYPVYYVISRYANEGLIKPDGMDEAFFDYVLLGKGDANSVSEKSGFSRQVLESIRAEFEYWYPLDINLGGKEHMTVHFPVFLMNHVAVLRPQHWPRGILVNWYITATGGKISKSKGGAQPIPDAAERFGVDAMRLFYAHIASLYVDVAWEDEKVEGYRDRLERLWKMSQELMSVNEGEPTDIDAWLLARMEARLARIHGYMEDYDLRSYSNDVYFEMPQDFRWYLRRGGKNRAVILGALEKWVPLMAPVTPHVAEEMWQALGKKPFVSQVQLGSPVIGAASAIEEAKERLLESLLSDVAEILKVTEIKPKRIIVMTAPIWKQELLAAALSQPRGKSDISSLIKTSMAKAQGPDAKKEIPAFAKEVVAELTKTSADGRNLMSVVVDELAVLSNAKSFLETEFSCRVEVFSADDPARVDPKGKARFAKPGRPAVYLE